AACGAAGCCAAAAGCGCAATTCCCGGCAACATTTCAATCCCGTAGCGGAGATTGTAATACGAATGCGGAAAATAAGTAGGAACATAGAGCGGGACGGCAGCGCTCGCCATAGCCTGAACATAAAATGGAAGCAGTATAAGCAACAGCAAGCTCGCCGCGCGACTTCTGCGATATCGCCGCTCAAGCACCCACATCATCAGCCCAAGGACAGCCAGGACAAGAAGCCACGGGCCTAGAATAAGTCTCAGGTCCTCAAGATAGTAGCGCAAAGACGTCAGCATGCTGCCGTCCGTCGGATAACGAAAGGCCGTGGTGGCCACCTGGTGGGCATAAATGGCCTGCGCTGATTCCGCCCCATTGTAAAATTCGATCGGATTGCCCGCTCTGATGGCGTCGTGAAGCATCCACAGCACTGGCCCAGCGCCCGCAATAACGCAGAACAAGGCGCTTCGGCGTAGCCGAACCCTCCAGGCATCTTTTCGGGCCAGGAGAATAAACAGCGCAGCGAAGGGCAGGAGATACCATCCGGAGTAGCGAGTCAATGTGCCAAAGAAGGCCGCAATAGCAGCTCCAACCACCCAACGCGGAAGGCCGCTCATCTGGTAAAGAAACAAGGCATAAACAGAAAGGATGGCCCACATTATGGCAAGCGGTTCCGTCATGGGCGTGCTGGCCAAATAAAGCATGCTGGGGCAAAGCAGGAAGGCGCTCAGTGTTACAACGCCCGCGGCGATGCTTCCGTTCATTTTGATTGCCAGTCGGAAGAGAAACCATGCGCTCACGGCAAAAGCTGTCGTTGCAACCAGACTGCCCGCCAAGCCCGTCCGCCATAGATGGTCATTAATGGCCAGCGGCGCGGCCAAAAAATGGAACATGGGCAGCCAGACATTGCCTATCTCCGGAAAGCCTGGCGTCATTGAGTCAAAGAGGCGCCTGGCCCCAGCCATATGTGCGAAAGTGTCACCGTAAAGCTCAGTTAACCCGCGGGAGTAGAAAAAATGCAGACTTCCAAAGGTTACTGCGAGGATGATGGCCCCAACGGAAGCCGCTGTTCCGAGAGGCAGAACTGGATTCGACTGAAGCGATGTGGAATCGGCGTCAGGCCGGTCAAACATCAAATCGGGTCAGTTGCGCAAATTCGCGCACTCGTCCTTCAATTTCCTGCGGCGTTAGCCCAAGGAGGCGTTTGAGGCCAAATTCTTCGACTGCAAAACTTGCCATGACGGAGCCATAGACCACGGCTCGGCGCAGGTTGCTTTCGGAGAGGTCACCGGTTCGAGCAATGTGTCCCATAAATCCGCCTGCAAACGTATCTCCCGCGCCCGTGGGATCCTTAAACTCTTCCAGCATGAAGGCGGGCGCGGAAAATATGGTGCCATTGTTAAACAGGGTAACACCGTGCTCGCCGCGCTTGATCACCAGAATTTTCGGTCCCATCTTCTGGATTTCTTTTGCGGCCTTCAAAAGGTTCTGACAGCCCGACAGCATGCGGGCCTCGCCTTCATTAATCACGAGGGCGTCCACCTCGTGCAGCGTTTCCTTCAATTCGCCTGGCGTGCCTTCAATCCAATAATTCATGGAATCCAATGCCACCAATTGCGCTTTGGAAACCTGGCGCCGGACATGCAGTTGTAGTTTCGGATGAATATTGCCCAGAAAGACAAATTCCGTTGACGCGTCGGCCTCTGGAACTTTGGGATTGAAATCCTGGAAAACGTTGAGCTGGACATCGAGGGTCCTGGCGTCGTTCATGTCGCCCACGTATTCGCCCTTCCAGCGGAAGGTCTTGCCTGGGGCGCGCTCAATCCCCGCGGTTTCAATCGAGCGGAGGCGGAAAACTGCAAGGTGGTCCTCACCGAAATCGTCACCTACCACCGCGACAACCTTGACAGGACCAAACCAGCTTGCGGCCACAGAGAAGAAACTTGCCGACCCGCCCAGGATTCCTTCTACTTCCCCGTGAGGAGTCCGGATGGAATCAAATGCTACGGAACCAACGACCAAAAGCGACATAAAGGCGTGCCTTTCATTGTTGCCTTATGAACGTGCTGTATCCAGCTCAGTTTACTTGAGATATTTCCCAATGAGCAAGCCTAACCGTTTCCTGGCCTGAGGAGAAATCTTGCGCCGGTCCGTGATAATCGCGTGGGCAAGGGCAGAGCCGCACTTGCAATTCCGTTCTTCGGGCAGGTTGCGAACCGCGGTTCGCAGGATCTTTTGGGCATTATTCACATTGCGATTGAGATAATCAATGATCTGGCTGACGGTGACGGCCTCATGCTCCGAATGCCAGCAATCATAATCCGTAACCATTGCCAGCGTCCCATAACAGATCTCGGCTTCACGCGCAAGCTTGGCCTCCTGAAGGTTTGTCATGCCGATGATATCCATGCCCCAGCTGCGGTAGGCATTTGATTCAGCTTTGGTGGAAAACGCAGGGCCCTCCATGCAGACGTATGTTCCGCCACGGTGCACGGTAACTCTTGCATTCCCACAGGCAGCTTCCAGTGAATCTACAACCACCGGACACATAGGGTCTGAAAAACTTACGTGCGCGACGATTCCTCCCCCGAAGAAGGTCGAGATGCGGCCGCGTGTCCGGTCAAAAAATTGCAGGGGAAGGGCCATGTCCATCGGGCGATAATCCTGCCTCAATGAGCCGACAGCACTAACAGAAAGGATGCGCTCCACGCCAAGCTTTTTCATCGCATAGATGTTGGCCCGAAAATTGATTTCCGAGGGCGTGATCAGATGGCCGCGACCGTGACGCGCAAGAAAAGCAACCTGCCGGCCTTCAAGAACACCGACTCGAAAAGCATCCGAGGGCCTGCCAAACGGCGTCGCCACACGCACCCACTTGGCCCTACCGAGGCCCTCCATCTGATAAAGCCCACTTCCACCAATGATTCCGATCTCTGCTTGAACCACTATTGATCCTCCACTTTTCGTCTGTTTTGTTACCGTTATGTCGCCGCTACCGCCTGGAACGCCAACTTCCCCTCTACCTCCACCAACTTACCCCATGGGACATCTGCATCATGCGGGAAAACCACCAGCACTTGATCCTTCGCCAACCGCGGAAGCAGCTGCTTCTTTGAAGTCAAAGTATCCATTGGGTACAGATCGAACGCCATAATCCATGGAAGTGGAATATGGGCGCGTGTTGGTACGAGGTCAGAAACAAAGCACACCTTCTGACCTTCTGACTCAATCCACACGCACTGCATGTCCCGCACGTGCCCAGGTGCAAGTTCCACCCGCACTCCTGGGACAATCTCACGGGAGCCTTCAACGAATACTGATTGCGGCTCCGCGGGGGCAAACCATTCTTCCAGATAACTTGCCCGATCTCGTTCGCTGGGGTGCATAGCATGTTCCCACTCTGCGCGTTGCATGAAATAACGAGCGTTAGGGAAAGTCGGAACAATTTTTGTTCCCTCGCGCCGGGTATTCCAACCGCAGTGGTCAAAGTGGAGATGGGTATTGATCACGATGTCGATATCATCTACTCTCAGCCCGCGGCGCAAAAGCTCATCGGGAAGGCGCGACGAGTGAGTGACGTTATAAATTTCGGCAAACTTTGCATCAAATTTGTCTCCAATACCGGTCTCGATGAGGACATTGTATTCGTCCGTCTTTACAAGGAGGCACGTGAGCCCAAGGCGTACACGGTTATGGTCATCTGCAGGCAACTTCTTATCCCACAAAGCCTTAGGAACAACTCCAAACATTTGCCCACCGTCCAGACTGAAACTTCCGTCGGACAACGCGTAGATCTCAAATGTTCCCAGCTTCATTTGCTTGTCGGCTCCTGATAAGAAGTGTTTTTCCTGGAGTCATGCTCTTCCAGCAGCTCGATCAGAACGTTTGCGGTGCTTGATGGGTGCAAAAAGGCAATCGACTCACCCCCCGTGCCCACGCGCGGACTGCGATCGACAAGCCTGACGCCACGCCGTTCGAGCTCCTTCAGGCTCGTCTGCAAATTGTCGACAGTCAAAGTCAAGTGGTGGATTCCGGGCCCCCGCTTTCCGATAAAACGCGCGATCGGTGAATCGGGCGAACTGGCCTCAAGCAATTCAATTCGGCTTCCTCCCACCTGGAAGCTAGCGACTCTTACTTTCTGATCATCAACTTCCTCCCGCGTGTCAGGCGGGCGGCCGAGCAGCAATTCAAACACCGCCACGGCCTTCTCAAGAGACTCGACAGCAATACCCAGATGATGAATACGCATCGCCTTACCTTGTGTCTGAAGGTTTGTGACTTATTGGGCCGGTATTTCCAATTCTATCCCGTGTCTCAGTCCCTTGAACAGGCTGCTCAGCGGTGCCCGGAGCCAACTCCCGATACCGCCATCATTTCTTCCACGATGGAATGCGGATCGCGCAGGCGTGCCAGAATAGCCTCCACGTATTCGTCGATCTTTTGCTGGTCAATCTGCTGCAATGCAACCCTCTCAAACAAGCTCTGCCGTAAAAGTTCCAGGAGTCGCCGCCGGACATTTTCCCGTAGGCGGCCCAGTCCTGCGGCGCTATCCTCAGTCGAAGCCCGGAATTTTTCCAATTCTTCACAAAGTTCGGGTATTCCCTCACCCGTAATCGCAGTTGTTTTAACAATGGGAGGCTGCCAGGCATCTGGCTGCGGGCTCACGGAAAGCAGGAGTTTCAACTCGCGTTCTAAGCGTTCAGCGCCTGGTTGGTCTGCTTTGTTAATTACGAAAAGGTCTGCTACCTCCATTACGCCGGCCTTGAATGTTTGAACGTCATCGCCCATGCCAGGCACAACAAGCACGGCTGTCGCATCGGCAATGCGAGCCACTTCCACTTCGTCCTGGCCCACGCCCACTGTTTCAATAAACACGACATCACAGCCTGCGGCGTCGAGGATGGTTGCAACATCGCGTGCTGCCGGTGCGACCCCACCCAGTTGTCCGCGCGTCGCCATGCTGCGGATATATGTGCCCTCGTCCGTCGCCAGCGCCTGCATACGAATGCGGTCGCCCAGAATTGCCCCTCCGGAAAAAGGACTGGTAGGATCCACCGCAATGATACCGACACGTTTACCGGATCGCCGATATTCCGCAGCAACTTTTCCAAGCAGGGTACTCTTGCCTGCACCCGGCAAACCTGTTATCCCAATGGTGTACGCCTTGCCGCCTCTGTGAAAAAGGGCCTTCAGCAGCGCTACACTTGTGACTTCCTTCCTTTCAACTGACGAAATCGCCTGTGCCATAGCACGGCGGTCGCCTGCGCATATCTTCTCAACCCACTGCTCGACAGAATGGCCCATCAAAATATCATGCTCATCATACACATTCGCAGGAGCCCTACCGTTGTTCGCCGAGAGATTCACGAGCGATAATCAGCCGCTGAATCTCACTGGTGCCTTCGCCTATCGTACACAGCTTGACATCCCGATAAAACTTCTCGACGGCATAGTCCTTGATAAAACCGTATCCGCCGTGAATCTGTACTGCCTCGCCTGCAACCCTTACCGCGACTTCGCTGGCGAACAATTTGGCAATGGAACTTTCGCGAGTCACCCGTTTGCCCTGTGATGCCAGAACGGCCGCCCGCCACGTCAGGAGCCTGGCGGCATCGATTTCAGTCGCCATGTCGGCCAGCTTAAAACGAATGGCCTGAAAACTGCCAATAGCCCGTCCAAATTGTTCTCGTTCCCGGGAGTGCTTGAGGGATTCTTCGAACGCGCCCTGCGCTATGCCCACAGAGAGGGCCGCAATGGAGATGCGTCCCCCATCCAGAACCCGCAGACTGTCAATAAATCCCTGTCCCTCCTCGCCGAGGCAATTTTCCCTGGGAATTCGACAATCTTCGAAGATGATTTCTCCAGTGTTGCTGGCCCGCATACCCAGCTTGTCTTCGGTCTTGCCGGGGCGAAAGCCTGGCGTCCCCTTCTCTATGATAAATGCAGAAATGCCGTGCTTACCTTTCGCTTTGTCGGTAACAGCCATGGCCACGCAGACATCAGCGTAATGGCTGTTAGTGGTAAAGGTTTTTGAACCATTTAGTACCCATGCATTACCTTCAATCCGCGCTGCGGTTCGGGTTCCTCCAGCGTCCGACCCCGCGCCGGGCTCGGTCAGGCTCCAGCAGCCCAGCTTGGTTCCCCCCGCCAATGGAACAAGGTATATCTTTTTCTGCTCCTCGGTTCCGGCAAGCAGAATGTGATTGGAGCACAGCGAATTGTGCGCGGCCACCACCAAGGCTATGGAGGCGTCAACTCTTGCAAGCTCCTCAATCGCAATGACGTATGGAACGTACCCGAAGCCGGCCCCGCCATATTCTGCGGGTACGGTTACGCCCATCAACCCCAGCTGAGCAAGTCCAGGCAATAGCTCAGTCGGAAAATGTTCAGACGCGTCCCACTCTCTGACATGAGGGCGGATTTCCTGTTCCGCAAATGCCCGCACTGAATCCCGAATCTCACGTTCTTCATCGGTCAGCTCGAAATCCAGCGTACACCTCCGCTGCCATCTTTCTGATCACTCAAACCACGGCTATTCTAACATGCCTGAGTCTGATGGCTTCCGTCACCGCATGCCATTTTCATGCACGTCGTAAACATATAAAGGAGGATTTTCCGTGCTACCATTGACTCAAAAGGGATGAACACCCGTTGCCAAGTCGGTCTTCTTCTCGTGCTTGTCTTGATCGACAGTGTCTACATCTCAGCCAAATGGCTTCGCCGAAATGGACACGCAAAACAAGAGGCATCGGCCACAATATCTGTCGTATCGGGAAAAGACAGGTGCAAGGTAGATCTTGATGGCGAGGGGGCGGGGGCTACCGGCAGTGACGGGATCCTGGTAGTCAAGAGCGTGGAGCCGGGCGACCATTATGTCCATGTGTTGTGCCCCGACCAACGAGAAACATCGTATTTTATTTCACCGCCTCCAGGACAGCGAATGGAGGTAGATGCCAGGTCGGCTGCTGCCAGCTCCGGAGTGGCGGAATCCGTCTCCATCAATCCGGCGGCTTCAGAGATGCAGTTGCGAAATATAGTGTCAGAGGCAGATCAATTGCGGTCGAGCGGCCAATTCAAGGAGTCTGTCGAACTCCTGCGAAAAGCGACCCTGCTTGACCCAAAGAACGGTGATTTGCACCGGGAACTCGGGATTACATTCCTCATGTTTCATGATTGGGAACGCGCGAGGGTGGAAATGCTGGAAGCGGTCCGGCGGGATCCTCAAAATGTTGAAGCGCATAGCGGGCTGGCTTATGCACTTGAAAAGCTAGGAGATCTGGACGGAGCGCTCAAGGAATACCGCACTTGCACTCAGATGGATCCCCACGACACTTCATACCGGGATCATTACGTCGAGGTTCTGGGGATGCTTTATAGCGAAAAAGGTGAGAAGAAGCGCTGATCGCACATATGGCAGGCCTCATTTTCAGACGGCAGATTGAATATCTATTTCATTTGCGTGAAAAGGGTTCACGCGGGTGTAGAACTCTGTGCGCCGGCAAGAGCATTCCGCAGGATCCTGAGAGCGTACTCACAACCCGCGCGATCAATGTCAGAGTGTGTCACCATGCGAATGGTTGAGGGGCCCGTTCCATTGGCCAATACGCCTTGCGCGGCCAGGCGCTTCGAGATTTCCTGAGCGGTGGATCCGCTGGCCGATACGTCGAAGAAAAGGATGTTCGTTTTGACCTTGGACGGATCAATTTTCACTGCGGGGATCCCCGCCAGGCCTTCGGCAAGAAATCTGGCATTTTCATGATCAATGTGCAGGCGCTTCGGGCCTTCTTCTAGCGCCACCAGCCCCGCGGCTGCAAGAATTCCTGCCTGACGCATTCCGCCGCCCAGCATCTTGCGGACGAGCCGTGCCTCTTCAATAAAGTTTCTGCTTCCCACCACCATCGACCCGACAGGTGCGCCTAGCCCCTTGGAGAGGCAGAACATAACGGAGTCAAACCTCCGTGTGAGCTCAACAACCGAGCGTCCGAGCGCCACGCTGGCATTAAAGATTCGAGCACCGTCCAGGTGAACAGGAAGGCCTCGTTGATGGCTGCGGTCACAAATCTCGTCCGCCACCGCGAGTGGATAAACGGAGCCGCCCGCAATGTTTGATGTATTCTCAAGTTCAATCAAACCCGTGACGGAACAATGATCACTGCGGCCCTGGATCAGCGGCTCAATCTGGGCCCAGCTCATAATGCCGTCCTCGGCTTGAACTGTCCGTGGAACAGTACCTGAAAAGACGCACAGCATGCCCATTTCATAATTGAAGATGTGCGCGCGTGACTCACAAATGACCTCCTGGCCGGGCCGTGTGTGGACTTTGAGCGCCGTTTGATTTCCCATGGTGCCTGAAGGAACGAAGAGAGCCGCTTCACGGTTAAATACTTCGGCAACACGCTCCTGAAGACGGTTGACAGTCGGGTCTTCGCGGTAGAAGTCGTCACCTACTGCGGCTTCCGCCATTGCACGCCGCATCGCCGGAGTCGGACGGGTCACCGTATCACTGCGCAGATCGATGATTGGTTGAGCCATGTGAATATCTCCAATCTCGATATCAAACGGGCGAGGTGTCAATAAATTCCTGGAAGATTTCGTTTGAAACAAGGAGCGCTCTTTTCGCCAGGCGCAGGCGGCCATTGCAACGCTCGATCCAGCCGTCATTTGCAAGGGACTCGATCTTCTGCGTCCACCGCTCGATTGGCTCACTGCCCCAGCGCTTCTCGGCCTCGTCAAGGCTAATCCCATCCAACTGGCGAAGTCCTAGAAAGAAGAATTCCTCCAACTGTGTGTCGGCGGTCAGTCGTCGCTGCTCACAAACCGGCGAATCTCCCCGCGCCAGCCGCCTTTCGTATTCTTCCACCGAGGTCGCGTTCTCCCAGCGGAATTGCCCGTCCGAAGAATGGGCGCCTGCTCCCAGGCCCAGGTATGGTTTCAATTGCCAATATTTCCGGTTGTGGACGGACTCGCGGCCGGGGAACGCAAAGTTCGAAATCTCGTACTGAAGGTAGCCTGCCTGGTGTAA
The nucleotide sequence above comes from Acidobacteriota bacterium. Encoded proteins:
- a CDS encoding sugar kinase, with amino-acid sequence MSLLVVGSVAFDSIRTPHGEVEGILGGSASFFSVAASWFGPVKVVAVVGDDFGEDHLAVFRLRSIETAGIERAPGKTFRWKGEYVGDMNDARTLDVQLNVFQDFNPKVPEADASTEFVFLGNIHPKLQLHVRRQVSKAQLVALDSMNYWIEGTPGELKETLHEVDALVINEGEARMLSGCQNLLKAAKEIQKMGPKILVIKRGEHGVTLFNNGTIFSAPAFMLEEFKDPTGAGDTFAGGFMGHIARTGDLSESNLRRAVVYGSVMASFAVEEFGLKRLLGLTPQEIEGRVREFAQLTRFDV
- the mtnP gene encoding S-methyl-5'-thioadenosine phosphorylase; the protein is MVQAEIGIIGGSGLYQMEGLGRAKWVRVATPFGRPSDAFRVGVLEGRQVAFLARHGRGHLITPSEINFRANIYAMKKLGVERILSVSAVGSLRQDYRPMDMALPLQFFDRTRGRISTFFGGGIVAHVSFSDPMCPVVVDSLEAACGNARVTVHRGGTYVCMEGPAFSTKAESNAYRSWGMDIIGMTNLQEAKLAREAEICYGTLAMVTDYDCWHSEHEAVTVSQIIDYLNRNVNNAQKILRTAVRNLPEERNCKCGSALAHAIITDRRKISPQARKRLGLLIGKYLK
- a CDS encoding MBL fold metallo-hydrolase, encoding MKLGTFEIYALSDGSFSLDGGQMFGVVPKALWDKKLPADDHNRVRLGLTCLLVKTDEYNVLIETGIGDKFDAKFAEIYNVTHSSRLPDELLRRGLRVDDIDIVINTHLHFDHCGWNTRREGTKIVPTFPNARYFMQRAEWEHAMHPSERDRASYLEEWFAPAEPQSVFVEGSREIVPGVRVELAPGHVRDMQCVWIESEGQKVCFVSDLVPTRAHIPLPWIMAFDLYPMDTLTSKKQLLPRLAKDQVLVVFPHDADVPWGKLVEVEGKLAFQAVAAT
- the mce gene encoding methylmalonyl-CoA epimerase produces the protein MRIHHLGIAVESLEKAVAVFELLLGRPPDTREEVDDQKVRVASFQVGGSRIELLEASSPDSPIARFIGKRGPGIHHLTLTVDNLQTSLKELERRGVRLVDRSPRVGTGGESIAFLHPSSTANVLIELLEEHDSRKNTSYQEPTSK
- the meaB gene encoding methylmalonyl Co-A mutase-associated GTPase MeaB, with product MGHSVEQWVEKICAGDRRAMAQAISSVERKEVTSVALLKALFHRGGKAYTIGITGLPGAGKSTLLGKVAAEYRRSGKRVGIIAVDPTSPFSGGAILGDRIRMQALATDEGTYIRSMATRGQLGGVAPAARDVATILDAAGCDVVFIETVGVGQDEVEVARIADATAVLVVPGMGDDVQTFKAGVMEVADLFVINKADQPGAERLERELKLLLSVSPQPDAWQPPIVKTTAITGEGIPELCEELEKFRASTEDSAAGLGRLRENVRRRLLELLRQSLFERVALQQIDQQKIDEYVEAILARLRDPHSIVEEMMAVSGVGSGHR
- a CDS encoding acyl-CoA dehydrogenase; the protein is MDFELTDEEREIRDSVRAFAEQEIRPHVREWDASEHFPTELLPGLAQLGLMGVTVPAEYGGAGFGYVPYVIAIEELARVDASIALVVAAHNSLCSNHILLAGTEEQKKIYLVPLAGGTKLGCWSLTEPGAGSDAGGTRTAARIEGNAWVLNGSKTFTTNSHYADVCVAMAVTDKAKGKHGISAFIIEKGTPGFRPGKTEDKLGMRASNTGEIIFEDCRIPRENCLGEEGQGFIDSLRVLDGGRISIAALSVGIAQGAFEESLKHSREREQFGRAIGSFQAIRFKLADMATEIDAARLLTWRAAVLASQGKRVTRESSIAKLFASEVAVRVAGEAVQIHGGYGFIKDYAVEKFYRDVKLCTIGEGTSEIQRLIIARESLGEQR
- a CDS encoding tetratricopeptide repeat protein, translating into MNTRCQVGLLLVLVLIDSVYISAKWLRRNGHAKQEASATISVVSGKDRCKVDLDGEGAGATGSDGILVVKSVEPGDHYVHVLCPDQRETSYFISPPPGQRMEVDARSAAASSGVAESVSINPAASEMQLRNIVSEADQLRSSGQFKESVELLRKATLLDPKNGDLHRELGITFLMFHDWERARVEMLEAVRRDPQNVEAHSGLAYALEKLGDLDGALKEYRTCTQMDPHDTSYRDHYVEVLGMLYSEKGEKKR
- a CDS encoding low specificity L-threonine aldolase, coding for MAQPIIDLRSDTVTRPTPAMRRAMAEAAVGDDFYREDPTVNRLQERVAEVFNREAALFVPSGTMGNQTALKVHTRPGQEVICESRAHIFNYEMGMLCVFSGTVPRTVQAEDGIMSWAQIEPLIQGRSDHCSVTGLIELENTSNIAGGSVYPLAVADEICDRSHQRGLPVHLDGARIFNASVALGRSVVELTRRFDSVMFCLSKGLGAPVGSMVVGSRNFIEEARLVRKMLGGGMRQAGILAAAGLVALEEGPKRLHIDHENARFLAEGLAGIPAVKIDPSKVKTNILFFDVSASGSTAQEISKRLAAQGVLANGTGPSTIRMVTHSDIDRAGCEYALRILRNALAGAQSSTPA